The genome window GGCGAACTAGGCGTTGGGAGCGCAGAGTTCGCCGGTGCTGCGGTTGCGGCAGACGAGCAGACAGAGGTGGCCGGGTCCCTCGTCGGCGATGTCGGCCGGTACTCGGTCGTCGTAGCGGCGCCCCTTGGCTCCGGCCTCGGCTGAAAGCCTCTGCCGGGACCGTTCCGGGAGCCTCCTGATCAGTGCGTCGGCACGGACGTTGGCCGCGCGGGTGGTGATCTGGTGGTCGCGGGCGGCCGCGAGGACCTAGCCGAGCTGCCGTTGCTCCGGTACGGGCCGCAAGTGTGGGCCATGATCGATGGGTGACCAGTGAACCCACGCGGCCGGGCCGCATGAAGTACGTCCTGTTCGACGTCGACGGCACGTTGATCGACGCGGTGAGCAACCAGCGCAAGGTCTGGGGAACCTGGGCGGAGCGCTACGGGCTGGATGTGGACGAGGTCTACCAGGTGGCTCTGCGGACGCGGCCGATGGAGACGTTCGCCCAGGTCGCTGCGGACCGGGATCCGCACGAGTGCCTGGCCACGCTGCACGAACTGGAGGACGAAGACGTCCGATCCGGCGTCTACGCGGCCTTCGACGGCGCGTCGGAGCTGCTGCACGGCCTGCCACCGGAGTCCTGGGCGCTGGTGACCTCGAACTACGAGCACCGGGTGCGCGGCCGATTCCTGCGGACGGGTTTGCCGGTGCCGAGCGTGATCGTGGACGCGGCGGCTGTCGAGGAGGGCAAGCCCTCCCCCGTCCCCTATCTGCTGGCGGCTGAGCAGCTCGGAGCCGAGCCGGGAGACTGCCTGGTCATCGAGGACGCCCCGTCCGGAGTGCGGTCCGGGCTGCGCGCAGGGATGGCGGTGTGGGGGGTGAACACCGCCGCCGCGGTTGAGGGCGTGCATCGCCATTTCGTCAGTCTGCGCGAGGCAGTTCCTCACATCCTGGCCTTCGCGTCCGCCCCTTACGGGAATGCCGCGGCCTGAGCCTCCGCCGGCCCCGGGTACAACTGGGATGATCTCTGTGCGGCTGGGGTGATCACGGCGTCCGAGCCGTCTTGGACAGCCCCCTTCACCGGGTTGAGCCCTCGCTGCTTCGGCAAACCTCGCCCTCGATCAGGCGAGTCCCGCCTCCGGCCGCAGCGGCTTCGACCCGGTCTCCTGCTCCACAGGTATTCAGGGGTGCCTACTGACGCCGCTGGCCAAGGACACAGAACTCGTTACCTTCGGGGTCTGCCAACACGACCCACGATTGCTCACCCTGGCCGATGTCGACACGCTGTGCGCCATGAGCCACAAGACGAGCCACCTCGGCGTCCTGGTCATCAGGCCTGAAGTCGAGATGGAGTCGGCTCTTGGCCTTCTTGCTCTCGTCGAGCCGGACGAATTCCAACCCGGGCAGGCGGTCCGGCTCCGGGCGGATCTCGAACTCGTCATCAGAGGAGTAGACCACGACCCACCCAAGGGCCTCGGC of Streptomyces cynarae contains these proteins:
- a CDS encoding HAD family hydrolase, whose amino-acid sequence is MTSEPTRPGRMKYVLFDVDGTLIDAVSNQRKVWGTWAERYGLDVDEVYQVALRTRPMETFAQVAADRDPHECLATLHELEDEDVRSGVYAAFDGASELLHGLPPESWALVTSNYEHRVRGRFLRTGLPVPSVIVDAAAVEEGKPSPVPYLLAAEQLGAEPGDCLVIEDAPSGVRSGLRAGMAVWGVNTAAAVEGVHRHFVSLREAVPHILAFASAPYGNAAA
- a CDS encoding VOC family protein: MTLEWEQVIVHSVDPVALGQWWAEALGWVVVYSSDDEFEIRPEPDRLPGLEFVRLDESKKAKSRLHLDFRPDDQDAEVARLVAHGAQRVDIGQGEQSWVVLADPEGNEFCVLGQRRQ